A window of the bacterium genome harbors these coding sequences:
- a CDS encoding nitronate monooxygenase: protein MSRWPVPNVATLFGTEHPIVQAGMVYNSGARLAAAAAEAGCLGLIGAGGRRPDDLRAEIRAARALTSRPVGVNIPLIDKHAHESLDLALEEGVGILVTSAGSPARVAGRIKAAGAVFVHVVATAALARKCEDAGCDAVVCEGFEAGGHNGRDELTTLVLVPACVSAVDIPVIAAGGIATGAQIAAMFALGAAGVQIGSRFAVTRESAGHETFKRAVVEGDDTRLVLKKHVPVRLLRNAFRDRVEELEARGAGREELAALLGEGRARRGMGEGDLEEGELEIGQVAALIDDVPGVAELVERLLAQYDAAASRFGG from the coding sequence ATGTCCAGGTGGCCCGTTCCCAACGTCGCGACCCTCTTCGGCACCGAGCACCCGATCGTCCAGGCCGGCATGGTCTACAACAGCGGCGCGCGCCTGGCCGCCGCCGCCGCCGAGGCCGGCTGCCTGGGCCTGATCGGGGCCGGCGGCCGCCGCCCCGACGACCTGCGCGCCGAGATCCGCGCCGCCCGCGCGCTGACCTCGCGTCCCGTCGGCGTCAACATCCCCCTGATCGACAAGCACGCGCACGAGAGCCTGGACCTCGCGCTCGAGGAGGGCGTGGGCATCCTGGTCACCTCGGCGGGCTCGCCGGCCCGAGTGGCGGGCAGGATCAAGGCGGCCGGCGCCGTCTTCGTCCACGTGGTCGCGACCGCGGCCCTGGCCCGCAAGTGCGAGGACGCGGGCTGCGACGCCGTGGTCTGCGAGGGCTTCGAGGCCGGCGGCCACAACGGCCGCGACGAGCTGACGACGCTGGTGCTGGTGCCGGCCTGCGTGAGCGCGGTGGACATCCCGGTGATCGCCGCCGGCGGGATCGCCACCGGCGCGCAGATCGCCGCGATGTTCGCCCTCGGCGCCGCCGGCGTGCAGATCGGCTCGCGCTTCGCCGTCACGCGCGAGTCGGCCGGCCACGAGACCTTCAAGCGGGCCGTCGTCGAGGGCGACGACACGCGCCTGGTCCTGAAGAAGCACGTGCCGGTGCGCCTGCTGCGCAACGCCTTCCGCGACCGCGTCGAGGAGCTCGAGGCGCGCGGCGCCGGGCGCGAGGAGCTGGCGGCCCTGCTGGGGGAGGGGCGCGCCCGGCGCGGCATGGGCGAAGGCGATCTCGAAGAGGGCGAGCTGGAGATCGGCCAGGTCGCCGCCCTGATCGACGACGTGCCGGGCGTCGCGGAGCTGGTGGAGCGGCTGCTGGCGCAGTACGACGCGGCCGCGTCCCGGTTCGGGGGCTGA
- a CDS encoding DUF1730 domain-containing protein — MDAPRVTALRLREILEPACRAHGVELCGVVGLPRRLPHAAAWFDWLLKGKHGELAYLLRAPQDRADPTRERPWARTLLVFGQRYTAGWPARDEPGDGGWTLGVARYARGLDYHDVLRGAIRRITGALRRELHRTGVIAAEADLRAVDAVDAGPFLEREHAWLAGLGFFGKNTLLIHPRLGSGLFLGVALLELEVTGLADAPRPLVGPPAQRLSGQYLPDADGMASLCGSCSLCQDSCPTGALDTPFELDARRCLATWSIEWQGRAPADRRALQGDRLFGCDICQQVCPWNHKALRRPAATPPSPGYDVLPEHAEVDLGDLIGMDAEAFRERFRRTPLWRAHPEGMRRNALIVAANTGRRDLLPAIREAAAGDPDAEVREVAVWALAELEEAPS, encoded by the coding sequence GTGGACGCCCCCCGGGTGACGGCCCTGCGCCTGCGCGAGATCCTCGAGCCGGCCTGCCGCGCCCACGGCGTGGAGCTGTGCGGGGTGGTCGGGCTGCCCCGCCGCCTGCCGCACGCCGCGGCCTGGTTCGACTGGCTGCTGAAGGGCAAGCACGGCGAACTCGCCTATCTGCTGCGCGCGCCGCAGGACCGCGCCGACCCCACCCGCGAGCGGCCCTGGGCGCGCACGCTGCTGGTCTTCGGCCAGCGCTACACGGCCGGCTGGCCGGCGCGGGACGAACCCGGCGACGGCGGCTGGACCCTCGGCGTCGCGCGCTACGCCCGCGGCCTCGACTACCACGACGTGCTGCGCGGCGCGATCCGCCGCATCACCGGCGCGCTGCGCCGCGAACTCCATCGCACGGGCGTGATCGCCGCCGAGGCCGACCTGCGCGCCGTGGACGCCGTGGACGCCGGCCCCTTCCTGGAGCGCGAGCACGCCTGGCTCGCGGGCCTCGGCTTCTTCGGCAAGAACACGCTGCTGATCCACCCGCGCCTGGGCTCGGGCCTGTTCCTGGGCGTGGCCCTGCTCGAGCTGGAGGTGACCGGCCTCGCCGACGCGCCGCGGCCGCTGGTCGGCCCGCCCGCGCAGCGCCTGTCCGGACAGTATTTGCCCGACGCCGATGGGATGGCCTCGCTCTGCGGCAGCTGCAGCCTCTGCCAGGACAGCTGCCCCACCGGCGCCCTGGACACGCCCTTCGAACTGGACGCGCGCCGCTGCCTGGCCACCTGGTCGATCGAGTGGCAGGGCCGCGCTCCCGCGGATCGGCGCGCCTTGCAGGGCGACCGGCTGTTCGGCTGCGACATCTGCCAGCAGGTCTGCCCCTGGAACCACAAGGCGCTGCGACGCCCGGCGGCGACACCGCCGTCGCCCGGCTACGACGTCCTGCCGGAGCACGCGGAAGTGGACCTGGGCGACCTGATCGGGATGGACGCCGAGGCCTTTCGCGAACGCTTCCGACGCACGCCGCTGTGGCGGGCCCATCCCGAGGGGATGCGGCGCAATGCGCTGATCGTCGCGGCCAACACCGGCCGGCGCGACCTGCTGCCGGCGATCCGCGAGGCCGCCGCCGGGGACCCCGACGCGGAGGTCCGCGAGGTCGCGGTCTGGGCGCTGGCGGAGTTGGAGGAGGCGCCGTCATGA